In the Nicotiana tabacum cultivar K326 chromosome 16, ASM71507v2, whole genome shotgun sequence genome, one interval contains:
- the LOC107765789 gene encoding auxin response factor 17: MPPSTTAVPAVSNDVDPTVWKAIAGNSVQIPTVGTRVYYFPQGHAEHANCGSPIFLSSLIPPFILCRVLSVRFLADSVTDEAYAKIFLLPINQSEDNNNVAVNMNGDEEDAENEVVSFVKILTPSDANNGGGFSVPRFCADSIFPRLNFVAEPPVQNLSIRDIHGCIWEFRHIYRGTPRRHLLTTGWSKFVNSKKLVAGDSAVFVRKINTGELYVGVRRATRGNDICERWNSTVLRSTEQTSSGGEVRWRTGQGRVATEAIVEAAEMAARGMAFEVSCYPRAGWADFVVRAEAVEASSTVFWTIGTRVKMAVETEDSSRTACFQGTVSSVNLPRSGPWRGSPWRMLQITWDEPEVLQYAKRVNPWQVECILPTPQLHSGFPPSKKIKLPNGLLPDGEEKFFFPMTGLSNPLIGLCSPSLGNYTSFPAGMQGARQNQICVSSLSNVKSNNNLGLGTDNSLDEEFKPKLESVSTKLNIGSSYSDNFSPDSQSSVHFWDNELVTKPGSSSLTKVRVNSFQLFGKVIHVEPVEGGFDGFGCSENDSIEVFKEIDGAVKSNISLSKPYIELFDSLDVQHQRASAVEACSL; this comes from the exons ATGCCGCCTTCAACCACCGCCGTCCCCGCCGTAAGTAATGATGTGGACCCTACAGTCTGGAAAGCAATCGCCGGCAACTCTGTCCAAATCCCAACCGTCGGTACCAGGGTTTACTACTTCCCGCAAGGACACGCCGAACACGCCAACTGTGGGTCCCCTATTTTCCTCTCCTCTCTTATCCCTCCGTTTATTCTCTGTCGCGTACTCTCCGTCCGTTTTCTCGCTGATTCCGTTACCGACGAGGCTTATGCTAAAATTTTCCTGCTTCCTATTAACCAGAGTGAGGATAATAACAACGTTGCTGTGAATATGAATGGTGACGAGGAGGATGCAGAAAACGAAGTCGTTTCATTCGTTAAGATTTTAACACCTTCGGATGCCAACAATGGGGGAGGTTTTTCTGTGCCACGGTTCTGCGCTGATTCGATATTCCCTAGGCTCAATTTCGTGGCTGAACCGCCGGTTCAGAATTTGTCTATTCGCGATATTCATGGTTGTATATGGGAGTTTCGGCACATTTATCGTGGCACGCCCCGCCGGCATTTGCTAACTACCGGCTGGAGCAAGTTCGTCAACAGTAAAAAGCTCGTCGCCGGTGATTCCGCGGTTTTCGTACGGAAAATTAACACCGGAGAACTTTACGTCGGAGTCCGACGAGCCACACGAGGAAACGACATTTGCGAGAGGTGGAATTCTACTGTTTTGAGAAGTACTGAACAAACCAGTAGCGGTGGGGAAGTTCGTTGGAGGACTGGGCAAGGGCGTGTGGCGACGGAGGCGATTGTGGAGGCAGCAGAAATGGCAGCACGGGGAATGGCGTTTGAGGTGTCGTGTTATCCTCGGGCAGGCTGGGCAGATTTTGTGGTGAGAGCAGAAGCAGTAGAGGCGTCGTCAACTGTGTTTTGGACCATCGGTACGAGGGTTAAGATGGCTGTGGAGACGGAGGATTCATCTAGAACGGCTTGCTTTCAAGGGACTGTTTCGTCTGTCAATTTGCCTCGAAGTGGCCCATGGCGTGGTTCTCCATGGCGAATGCTTCAG ATCACTTGGGATGAACCAGAAGTTCTTCAGTATGCTAAGAGGGTGAATCCTTGGCAAGTTGAGTGTATTCTTCCAACCCCGCAGCTTCATTCCGGATTTCCTCCATCAAAGAAGATAAAACTGCCAAATGGGTTATTACCTGATGGAGAGGAAAAATTCTTCTTCCCTATGACAGGGCTGAGTAATCCTTTGATTGGACTTTGTAGCCCATCATTGGGCAATTATACATCTTTTCCTGCGGGCATGCAGGGAGCCAGGCAAAATCAAATTTGTGTATCAAGTTTATCCAATGTTAAAAGCAATAACAACCTTGGGTTGGGCACTGACAATAGCTTAGATGAAGAATTCAAGCCAAAGCTTGAGAGTGTATCCACCAAGCTGAACATTGGCAGTTCATATTCAGACAACTTCTCTCCGGATAGTCAGAGCAGTGTACATTTTTGGGACAATGAGCTGGTTACAAAACCGGGTTCCAGCTCCTTGACAAAAGTTCGTGTCAATTCTTTCCAGCTATTTGGTAAGGTCATCCATGTTGAACCTGTTGAAGGAGGTTTTGATGGTTTTGGTTGCTCTGAAAATGATAGCATTGAAGTGTTTAAAGAGATAGATGGTGCAGTCAAGTCTAACATTTCTCTGAGTAAACCTTATATCGAGCTGTTTGACAGTCTTGATGTCCAACACCAAAGAGCCTCAGCTGTCGAAGCATGTTCCTTATGA